In bacterium, a genomic segment contains:
- the tuf gene encoding elongation factor Tu (EF-Tu; promotes GTP-dependent binding of aminoacyl-tRNA to the A-site of ribosomes during protein biosynthesis; when the tRNA anticodon matches the mRNA codon, GTP hydrolysis results; the inactive EF-Tu-GDP leaves the ribosome and release of GDP is promoted by elongation factor Ts; many prokaryotes have two copies of the gene encoding EF-Tu), giving the protein MARAKFERTKEHVNVGTIGHVDHGKTTLTAAITEVQAKKGLADYV; this is encoded by the coding sequence ATGGCTCGCGCTAAGTTTGAGAGGACCAAGGAGCACGTCAACGTAGGCACGATCGGCCACGTGGATCACGGCAAGACGACCTTGACGGCGGCGATAACGGAAGTGCAGGCCAAGAAGGGTTTGGCCGACTACGT
- the cysS gene encoding cysteine--tRNA ligase, with amino-acid sequence MTLHVYDHVARTRRKFEPIHPGRVGMYVCGMTVQDKPHVGHMFAFVACDMVRRYLEHLGYEVRHIQNFTDIDDKIIAKATEEGVDYRVVADRNIALYHEYAEALNIQPAHEYPLVTGHIPEIVAFIEGLVAKGHAYAAAGDVYFRVRSYDDYGFLSGRHVDDMRSGVRVEVGDNKEDPLDFALWKNAALGEPGWDSPWGRGRPGWHIECSVMSTKFLGNHFDFHGGGRDLLFPHHENECAQSCCGTGEQFVNYWLHNGLLFLGDKKMSKSDGNFFAMGDVLAKFRPEVIRFFLLNAHFRSQIDYSEERLREAEAALDRLVRGAVRLREKLASGVDPVPAGLVSEPGEILAKAVRNHRRRFFAAMDDDFNSAGAIGVLFGLVRDLNQYYSASGEQLVDVQCLEDAFGLFAAAAGILGLHRDGLAGLVAAGVTAIPDEILAMAAQRDAARARKDWAAADALRDEIQTRGFTVEDGASGTQVRPA; translated from the coding sequence ATGACCCTGCATGTCTACGACCACGTCGCCCGCACGCGGCGGAAGTTCGAGCCGATCCATCCCGGCCGGGTCGGCATGTACGTGTGCGGCATGACGGTCCAGGACAAGCCGCACGTGGGCCACATGTTCGCCTTCGTGGCCTGCGACATGGTGCGCCGCTACCTGGAGCACCTGGGCTACGAGGTCCGGCACATCCAGAACTTCACGGACATCGACGACAAGATCATCGCCAAGGCCACCGAGGAGGGCGTCGACTACCGCGTCGTGGCCGACCGCAACATCGCGCTCTACCACGAGTACGCCGAGGCGCTCAATATCCAGCCGGCCCACGAATACCCGCTGGTGACCGGCCACATACCGGAGATCGTCGCCTTCATCGAAGGACTCGTCGCCAAGGGCCACGCCTATGCGGCGGCCGGCGACGTCTACTTCCGCGTCCGTTCCTACGACGACTACGGCTTCCTCTCGGGCCGCCACGTGGACGACATGCGCAGCGGTGTGCGCGTGGAAGTGGGTGACAACAAGGAGGATCCCCTCGATTTCGCACTCTGGAAGAACGCCGCCCTGGGCGAACCCGGCTGGGATTCGCCCTGGGGCAGGGGCCGACCGGGCTGGCACATCGAATGCTCGGTCATGTCCACGAAGTTCCTAGGCAACCATTTCGATTTCCACGGCGGCGGACGGGACCTGCTCTTTCCGCATCACGAGAACGAATGCGCCCAGAGCTGCTGCGGGACCGGCGAGCAATTCGTCAACTACTGGTTGCACAACGGGTTGCTCTTTCTCGGCGACAAGAAGATGTCCAAGTCCGATGGCAACTTCTTCGCCATGGGCGACGTCCTGGCGAAGTTCCGGCCAGAGGTGATCCGCTTCTTCCTGCTGAATGCCCACTTCCGCAGCCAGATCGACTACAGCGAGGAGCGCCTGCGCGAGGCCGAGGCCGCCCTGGACCGGCTGGTGCGCGGCGCGGTGCGTCTACGGGAAAAACTGGCGTCAGGCGTCGATCCCGTGCCGGCCGGGCTGGTCTCAGAGCCGGGCGAGATCCTCGCCAAGGCCGTACGCAACCATCGGCGTCGCTTCTTCGCGGCCATGGACGACGATTTCAACTCGGCCGGGGCCATCGGCGTGTTGTTCGGTCTGGTGCGCGATCTCAATCAGTATTATAGCGCCTCTGGAGAGCAACTCGTTGATGTACAATGTCTTGAGGACGCTTTCGGCCTCTTCGCCGCAGCCGCGGGCATCCTCGGCCTGCACCGGGACGGCCTGGCTGGCCTGGTTGCCGCCGGCGTCACCGCCATACCGGACGAGATCCTGGCGATGGCGGCGCAGCGCGACGCTGCGCGCGCCCGCAAGGACTGGGCTGCGGCAGACGCCCTGCGGGACGAGATCCAGACGCGGGGCTTCACGGTCGAGGACGGCGCCTCGGGCACGCAGGTGCGTCCCGCCTGA
- a CDS encoding D-alanine--D-alanine ligase, translating to MKRGNEARVPDRLSIAVLMGGDSREREISLETGRAAVEALSAAGHDVEARVIDSVPEVMGMADLTAFDVVFPALHGGDGEDGHLQALLDLMGVTYALSGPRTSAVAMDKSATKRLLRGAGIPTPDWLLVSWEGAGARPVSASGPGLPDDEMLDLDRLCARAASELGIPLVVKPNADGSSVGVRIVGDADGFSAAFGEASRHGSSVLLESYVPGRELTAAILMGRRLPLVEIVPREGFYDYEHKYTDGASEYLCPAPVNSPLYEMISGDARRTYDLLGCRGVARVDFRLDGATYYCLEVNTIPGMTGNSLVPKAAAAVGIDFGDLLTDLCLDAVRRTRERARRDPVRSDS from the coding sequence GTGAAGAGAGGGAATGAGGCCCGGGTTCCGGACAGGCTGAGCATCGCCGTGCTCATGGGCGGTGATTCCCGGGAGAGGGAGATATCCCTGGAGACGGGCAGGGCGGCGGTCGAGGCCCTGTCCGCGGCGGGTCACGACGTGGAGGCCAGGGTGATCGACTCCGTGCCCGAGGTCATGGGCATGGCCGACCTGACCGCATTCGACGTGGTCTTTCCGGCCCTGCACGGCGGCGACGGCGAGGACGGGCACCTGCAGGCGCTGCTGGATCTGATGGGCGTGACCTACGCCCTGTCCGGGCCGCGGACCAGCGCCGTCGCCATGGACAAGTCGGCCACCAAGCGCCTGCTGCGCGGCGCCGGCATCCCCACGCCCGACTGGCTGCTGGTGAGCTGGGAGGGGGCCGGCGCACGGCCGGTATCCGCGAGCGGGCCAGGTCTGCCCGACGATGAGATGCTGGACCTGGACAGGCTCTGCGCCCGGGCAGCGTCCGAACTCGGTATTCCCCTCGTGGTCAAGCCCAACGCCGACGGTTCGAGCGTGGGCGTGCGCATCGTCGGGGACGCCGACGGGTTCTCAGCCGCCTTCGGCGAGGCGTCCCGTCACGGCAGCAGCGTCCTGCTGGAATCCTACGTCCCGGGCCGCGAACTGACCGCCGCCATCCTCATGGGCCGTCGCCTGCCCCTGGTGGAGATCGTGCCCCGCGAAGGGTTCTACGATTACGAGCACAAGTACACCGACGGCGCCAGCGAGTACCTCTGCCCGGCGCCCGTGAATTCGCCCCTCTACGAGATGATCAGCGGCGATGCCCGCCGGACCTACGATCTGCTCGGTTGCCGTGGCGTCGCGAGGGTTGACTTCCGGTTGGACGGAGCTACCTATTACTGTCTCGAGGTGAACACCATACCGGGTATGACGGGCAACAGCCTGGTGCCGAAGGCGGCGGCGGCGGTCGGCATCGACTTCGGTGACCTGTTGACCGATCTCTGCCTGGACGCCGTCCGCAGGACCCGCGAGCGCGCCCGGCGCGACCCGGTCAGGAGTGATTCATGA
- the ispF gene encoding 2-C-methyl-D-erythritol 2,4-cyclodiphosphate synthase produces the protein MSLVRIGLGWDRHLLSEGRDCRLGGVHFSDCPVGPIGHSDGDAVAHAVIDALLGAAALGDIGRHFPDTDPAWAGAAGLDLLARTASLVAAEGWRVGNVDTTVITEQPRIAPRAEEMRIALAGALGVPAGAVSVKATRGEGVGPEGRGECVTALAVALLMPSATGGDA, from the coding sequence GTGAGCCTCGTGAGAATCGGTTTGGGGTGGGACCGACATCTCCTGTCGGAAGGCAGGGACTGCCGCCTGGGCGGTGTGCACTTCTCCGACTGCCCGGTCGGACCCATCGGCCATTCGGACGGCGACGCCGTGGCGCACGCCGTGATCGACGCCCTGCTGGGGGCCGCGGCCCTGGGCGATATCGGCCGTCATTTTCCCGACACCGATCCCGCCTGGGCGGGCGCCGCCGGTCTGGATCTGCTGGCGCGGACCGCGAGCCTCGTGGCGGCCGAGGGCTGGCGGGTCGGCAATGTCGACACGACCGTCATCACCGAGCAGCCCCGCATCGCCCCCCGCGCGGAAGAGATGCGCATCGCCCTGGCCGGGGCTCTCGGCGTGCCGGCGGGCGCTGTCTCGGTGAAGGCCACGCGTGGAGAGGGTGTCGGGCCCGAGGGGCGAGGCGAATGCGTGACCGCCCTGGCCGTGGCCTTGCTGATGCCGTCAGCGACAGGAGGTGATGCGTGA